The Sorangiineae bacterium MSr11367 genome window below encodes:
- a CDS encoding type I polyketide synthase yields the protein MKGSEQNNEARLLDYLRRATLKLHGAEERLRRIESERNEPIAIVAVGCRYPGAVRDEESFWRLLDEGIDAVTEVPLERWDIDAWYDPDPDAAGKMISRWGGFLNTAELERFDAPFFGLSPGEARSIDPQLRLLLETSWEALERAGISPERLMGSDTGVYVGLSSTEYQVRAMADITRADAYSGLGTAHSAMVGRLSYWLGLKGPAMAIDTACSSSLVAVHLACQALRSGECSLALAGGVNVTLGPENTVYLSRLRALSPTGRCRTFSNDADGYVRAEGAGMVVLERLSDARTHGHEVLALIRGSAVNQDGRSSGLTAPNGPSQEAVIREALARGGVEASSVDYLECHGTGTPLGDPIEVQAAAAVLGQGRDSDKPLVLGSVKSNIGHTEGAAGVAGIIKAVLALRHGRIPKTLHVAALNAHVPWQGLPVHVAASALDWPRGPMPRRAGVSSFGFGGTNAHVVLEEAPAPDTTDQRPGDTDPHASHGFVPILLSGKSELALRAQAEKLRDFLDAHPDLDLLDVAYSLATTRAHFEHRAVLVTQDKGDLRTELDALAGGTPSEATVAGRTLDRLGKLVFVFSGQGSHWPGMARTLLREANVFRTEIERCEHALSPHVDWSLMAVLEGRDGAPSLERVDVVQPVLFAVMVALVALWRSFGIEPNALVGHSQGEIAAAYVAGALSLEDAVKIIARRSRALTAFVGQGSMAAVQLSLAELEPLLDPFQDRLSIAAINGPSSITIAGENDAVETLLQVLESRGAFALKLRSAVASHCSLMEPLRKTLSHDLAEIQPRKARIPLYSTVTASPIDGVELEASYWFDNLRRTVRFADAVERLVADGHRFFVEVSPHPLLMLPLQETLHTGEPSCTVGSLWQDEGDLHRILLSLGELHVHGYGVDWTAFLQRLGGRRVALPTYAFQRERYWLDAGASRSADVASAGLTAAEHPMLGAAVAFADGNGFLFTARVSLSDHPWLSGHVVFGHVLLPGTAVLELALVAARHVGLERVEELTIEAPLLLSSSSAVRLQLSVGGPGESGRRALTLYGREERRDEREGDGPWTRFATGTLAPTEEPVSFDMGTWPPRGATALPIAGLYERLREAGGDYGPEFQGLRAVYERGSDLFAEVVLPEAVAKDAPAFGIHPALLDAAIHALSVQGIQEGSAIRLPHAFSGVTLLATGATTIRVRIAPSPEQGAFSLDVADASGQPALRIEALTTRPGSAEQLLQSSTDAGLLRIEWSALPATSSESRSTDAADAYWVVLGDDRVGLRSLLEPHLRQVDHHLDLDALKASHDGDGAWPDAVVVPLSSKTETTDLIAAAHLATEQALTFLQAWLADDRTARTRLILLTHGAVATAGGDVDLVHAPLWGLVRSAQNENPDVPLFLVDSDDDRDSRRALATVSHAREPQVALRRGHAFVPRLAKVPSSTTPSSSSFAIAPQGTVLITGGTGTLGGMVARHLARTHSVKHLLLASRQGPKAEGALALKAELESLGAEVTLAACDVADRPSLEALLKGIAQDHPLTAVVHTAGTLDDGLFNSLTGEQLRSVFRAKLDAAVHLHALTEPLELAAFVLYSSAAGVLGSPGQANYAAANVFLDALAEHRRARGLPALSLDWGYWQDTSGLTARLSAADRERIVRSGMRSGMRPITEAVGLALFDTALARPESSLVAAPFDTAVLAKQADALPTIFRGLVRTRPVRPVANNVAAAASLEERLRSLSEAERDAELLKLVRTQVGLALGKSPDAIDRSRPFKEIGVDSLTALEIRNRLAAATGHRLHPTLLFNYPTPNALAQFFIEELAGLVNQRPKSLVPVISNFSDEQIRAAIAAIATIPLDRLRQAGLVDTLMQLASEQKMAVVQHGDDLKAIATMSAAELVRLALSESKDNAGPTNE from the coding sequence ATGAAGGGTAGCGAGCAAAACAACGAAGCGCGCCTCCTCGACTATCTCAGACGCGCGACCCTCAAACTCCATGGCGCTGAAGAGCGCCTGCGCCGCATCGAATCGGAACGCAACGAGCCGATCGCCATTGTCGCCGTGGGTTGTCGCTACCCGGGTGCCGTGCGCGATGAGGAGTCGTTCTGGCGGCTACTGGACGAAGGCATCGACGCGGTAACGGAGGTGCCTCTCGAGCGGTGGGACATCGACGCTTGGTACGACCCAGACCCCGACGCGGCAGGCAAGATGATCTCGCGTTGGGGCGGGTTTTTGAATACCGCCGAGCTCGAGCGGTTCGATGCACCTTTTTTCGGCCTCTCGCCCGGCGAAGCGCGGAGTATCGATCCCCAGCTGCGGCTGCTCCTGGAGACCAGCTGGGAAGCGCTCGAGCGGGCCGGCATCTCGCCCGAGCGGCTGATGGGCTCGGACACCGGCGTCTACGTGGGGCTCAGCTCGACCGAATACCAAGTCCGCGCGATGGCCGACATCACCCGCGCCGATGCCTATTCGGGTTTGGGCACTGCGCACAGCGCAATGGTAGGCAGGCTGTCGTATTGGCTTGGGCTCAAAGGGCCCGCCATGGCCATCGACACCGCCTGCTCGTCGTCGCTCGTCGCCGTGCACCTCGCCTGCCAGGCCCTGCGCTCGGGCGAATGCAGCCTCGCGCTGGCCGGAGGCGTCAACGTCACGCTGGGCCCCGAGAACACGGTTTATTTGAGTCGCCTTCGCGCGCTCTCGCCCACGGGGCGATGCCGCACGTTCTCCAACGACGCCGACGGCTACGTACGTGCCGAGGGCGCGGGCATGGTGGTGCTCGAGCGCTTGTCGGATGCACGCACGCACGGCCACGAGGTTCTGGCGCTCATCCGCGGCTCGGCCGTCAATCAGGACGGGCGCAGCAGCGGGCTGACCGCGCCGAATGGTCCCTCGCAGGAAGCGGTGATTCGCGAGGCGCTCGCGCGCGGTGGGGTCGAGGCGTCTTCGGTGGATTATCTCGAATGCCACGGCACCGGCACCCCCCTTGGAGATCCCATCGAGGTGCAGGCCGCTGCCGCGGTGCTCGGGCAGGGACGCGATTCGGACAAGCCGCTGGTCTTGGGATCGGTCAAGAGCAACATCGGCCACACGGAGGGAGCGGCCGGCGTCGCGGGCATCATCAAGGCCGTGTTGGCGCTGCGGCACGGACGCATCCCGAAGACGCTGCATGTGGCGGCTCTCAATGCGCACGTGCCCTGGCAAGGCCTCCCCGTCCATGTCGCGGCCTCTGCGCTCGACTGGCCGCGCGGTCCGATGCCGCGCCGAGCAGGCGTCAGCTCCTTTGGGTTCGGCGGCACCAACGCGCACGTGGTGCTCGAGGAGGCACCGGCGCCAGACACGACCGACCAGCGTCCCGGCGACACCGACCCCCATGCATCGCACGGGTTCGTCCCGATTCTCCTTTCCGGCAAATCCGAACTCGCCCTCCGCGCGCAGGCCGAAAAGCTCCGGGATTTTCTCGATGCCCATCCCGACCTCGACCTCCTCGATGTCGCCTACTCCCTCGCAACTACTCGCGCGCACTTCGAACACCGTGCGGTCCTCGTCACCCAAGACAAAGGCGATCTCCGCACAGAGCTCGACGCGCTCGCGGGAGGAACGCCATCGGAGGCTACCGTCGCGGGACGGACGCTCGATCGCCTCGGCAAGCTCGTCTTCGTCTTCTCGGGACAGGGATCTCACTGGCCAGGGATGGCGCGCACGCTACTCCGCGAGGCAAACGTATTCCGCACCGAAATCGAGCGCTGCGAGCATGCCCTGTCCCCTCACGTGGATTGGTCGCTCATGGCCGTGCTCGAGGGGAGAGACGGTGCCCCATCACTCGAGCGTGTCGATGTCGTCCAGCCGGTCTTGTTCGCCGTCATGGTCGCGCTCGTCGCCCTCTGGCGTTCATTCGGTATCGAGCCAAATGCGCTCGTCGGACACAGCCAGGGGGAAATTGCAGCGGCTTACGTCGCGGGCGCACTCTCGCTCGAAGACGCCGTCAAGATCATCGCCCGACGGAGCCGTGCCCTGACTGCCTTCGTGGGACAGGGGAGTATGGCCGCCGTGCAGTTGTCCCTCGCCGAGCTCGAGCCCCTGCTCGACCCTTTCCAGGACCGACTCTCCATTGCTGCCATCAACGGCCCTAGCTCGATCACCATCGCCGGAGAAAACGACGCCGTCGAGACCCTCCTGCAGGTTTTGGAGTCGAGGGGCGCCTTCGCCCTCAAGTTGCGTTCGGCGGTCGCCTCTCACTGCTCTTTGATGGAGCCCCTTCGTAAAACTCTCTCGCATGATCTCGCGGAGATTCAGCCACGGAAGGCTCGCATCCCGCTCTACTCCACCGTCACGGCATCGCCCATCGACGGCGTCGAGCTCGAGGCGAGCTACTGGTTCGACAACCTCCGACGCACCGTCCGCTTTGCCGATGCGGTCGAGCGATTGGTTGCCGATGGGCATCGCTTCTTCGTCGAAGTCAGCCCTCACCCTCTCCTCATGCTGCCTCTGCAAGAGACGCTGCACACGGGTGAGCCTTCCTGCACCGTGGGCTCGCTCTGGCAAGACGAGGGTGATCTCCACCGCATCCTTCTTTCTCTCGGCGAGCTCCACGTTCACGGCTATGGCGTCGACTGGACAGCGTTTTTGCAGCGTCTCGGCGGCCGACGCGTGGCGCTGCCTACCTACGCGTTCCAACGCGAGCGCTACTGGCTGGACGCAGGCGCAAGCCGAAGCGCCGATGTCGCTTCGGCGGGGCTCACCGCCGCCGAACATCCGATGCTCGGCGCTGCCGTGGCGTTCGCGGACGGAAACGGGTTCCTGTTTACTGCGCGCGTGTCGTTGTCCGACCATCCATGGCTCAGCGGACACGTCGTGTTCGGCCATGTGCTTCTACCCGGCACCGCCGTGCTCGAACTCGCGCTCGTCGCCGCGCGCCACGTCGGCCTCGAACGCGTCGAGGAGCTCACGATCGAAGCCCCGCTCCTCCTCTCTTCTTCCTCCGCCGTCCGTCTCCAGCTCTCCGTTGGCGGCCCTGGCGAGTCCGGCCGACGGGCCTTGACCCTCTATGGTCGTGAGGAGCGTCGCGACGAGCGAGAGGGAGACGGTCCTTGGACCCGCTTCGCCACCGGTACCCTCGCACCGACGGAGGAGCCGGTCTCCTTCGACATGGGGACTTGGCCGCCCCGAGGCGCCACCGCGCTTCCCATCGCCGGCCTGTACGAGCGCCTGCGCGAAGCGGGCGGTGACTACGGTCCGGAGTTTCAGGGTCTACGTGCCGTCTACGAGCGCGGGAGCGACCTCTTTGCCGAAGTGGTCCTGCCCGAAGCCGTCGCCAAGGACGCTCCCGCGTTCGGCATTCATCCGGCCTTGCTCGACGCGGCCATTCATGCTCTCTCGGTGCAAGGCATCCAGGAGGGGAGCGCTATCAGGCTGCCCCACGCGTTCTCCGGCGTCACGCTCCTCGCCACGGGCGCCACGACGATACGCGTCCGGATCGCCCCGAGCCCGGAGCAAGGCGCCTTCTCGCTGGACGTCGCCGATGCCTCAGGACAGCCCGCCCTTCGCATCGAGGCGCTGACCACGCGCCCCGGCTCGGCCGAGCAGCTCCTCCAGTCGAGCACCGACGCGGGGCTTCTGCGTATCGAGTGGTCCGCGCTGCCCGCGACCTCGAGCGAGTCAAGAAGCACCGATGCGGCCGATGCGTATTGGGTCGTCCTCGGCGACGACCGCGTCGGCCTCCGTTCTCTCCTCGAGCCTCATCTCCGCCAGGTCGACCACCATCTCGACCTCGACGCCTTGAAGGCCTCCCACGACGGAGACGGCGCTTGGCCCGATGCCGTGGTGGTGCCGCTCTCGTCCAAGACGGAGACCACCGACCTCATCGCAGCGGCGCATCTCGCCACCGAGCAAGCGCTGACCTTCCTCCAAGCATGGCTCGCCGATGACCGCACCGCGAGGACGCGCCTCATCCTTCTCACCCACGGCGCCGTGGCCACCGCGGGCGGCGACGTCGACCTCGTCCATGCCCCCCTCTGGGGCCTCGTCCGCTCCGCTCAAAACGAGAACCCCGACGTCCCGCTCTTCCTCGTCGACTCCGACGACGATCGGGATTCCCGGCGCGCACTCGCCACCGTCAGCCATGCCAGAGAGCCTCAGGTCGCCCTTCGACGAGGGCACGCCTTCGTCCCGAGGCTCGCCAAGGTTCCGTCCTCCACGACCCCATCCTCTTCGTCGTTCGCTATCGCGCCCCAGGGCACGGTCCTGATCACGGGAGGGACGGGCACGCTCGGCGGGATGGTGGCGCGACATCTTGCGCGCACGCATTCGGTGAAGCATCTGCTGCTCGCCTCTCGACAGGGCCCGAAGGCCGAGGGCGCCCTCGCGCTGAAAGCGGAGCTCGAGTCGCTCGGCGCCGAAGTCACCCTTGCGGCGTGCGACGTCGCCGACCGTCCATCGCTCGAAGCGCTCTTGAAGGGGATCGCGCAAGATCACCCGCTCACCGCCGTGGTGCATACGGCGGGCACCCTCGATGATGGGCTCTTCAATTCCCTCACCGGCGAGCAGCTACGCTCCGTCTTCCGCGCGAAGCTCGACGCCGCCGTCCACTTGCATGCGTTGACCGAACCGCTCGAGCTCGCCGCCTTCGTGCTCTACTCCTCGGCGGCTGGCGTCCTCGGCTCGCCGGGGCAGGCCAACTACGCCGCTGCCAATGTCTTTCTCGATGCGCTCGCCGAGCACCGAAGGGCGCGAGGACTCCCCGCGCTCTCGCTCGACTGGGGATACTGGCAAGACACGAGCGGATTGACCGCCCGGCTCTCCGCTGCCGACCGAGAGCGCATCGTGCGCAGCGGAATGCGCAGCGGGATGCGGCCCATCACCGAAGCGGTCGGGCTCGCGCTGTTCGACACCGCGCTCGCTCGTCCTGAGAGCTCACTCGTCGCCGCTCCGTTCGACACCGCGGTCCTCGCCAAGCAAGCGGACGCCTTGCCGACCATCTTCCGAGGCCTCGTCCGAACCCGGCCGGTTCGCCCCGTCGCCAACAACGTCGCCGCGGCGGCTTCTCTCGAGGAGCGGCTCCGTTCTCTTTCTGAAGCCGAGCGCGACGCTGAGCTTCTTAAGCTCGTACGCACTCAGGTCGGACTTGCCCTCGGCAAGAGCCCAGACGCCATCGACCGAAGCCGCCCGTTCAAGGAAATCGGAGTCGACTCGCTGACGGCGCTCGAGATCCGCAATCGCCTCGCGGCGGCAACAGGTCATCGTCTTCACCCAACGCTGCTGTTCAATTATCCAACGCCGAACGCGCTTGCTCAGTTTTTCATCGAAGAGCTTGCGGGACTCGTCAACCAGCGGCCGAAGTCTCTCGTGCCCGTCATCTCGAATTTCAGCGATGAGCAAATTCGCGCCGCAATCGCCGCAATCGCCACTATCCCTCTCGACCGACTCCGACAAGCGGGGCTCGTCGATACGTTGATGCAACTCGCCAGCGAGCAGAAGATGGCTGTCGTCCAGCACGGAGACGATCTGAAGGCGATCGCGACGATGAGCGCCGCGGAGCTGGTCCGGTTGGCGCTCAGCGAATCGAAGGACAACGCCGGACCAACCAATGAGTAA
- a CDS encoding AMP-binding protein, whose protein sequence is MTISQTERTPSISASRRDVILDRLEDDVQANPDALALVMLTLDGERKRWTRGALWEAARRAAGVLAKNGVQRGDVCALILRHHPLFAPFYLGASMLGALPTVLAWPTPRLHPDKFRAGLSGMARKSGLDVIITEPDFLPILEPLLEDSTVRSTILAEEDPTVAGQNRVLVPPSSPFLLQHSSGTTGLQKAVVLNNEAILRDLDGMAKRVGRPDDVLVSWAPLYHDMGLVGNYLYALCMGRPLYLLDPIDWATQPASLLLALSRYRGTLAWLPNFAFAHLARRVSDAELDAANVRLDCVRMWISGGEPVRSGSISAFVNRFARWGVRRNQIGVVYGMAEAVLCLSVTPPGVEPRELTVDRVALEQRGQVQLASDGSSGRTFVSCGIPLEGAEVRIVDTSRRSLDSDTLGEVALRAPFLFAGYHRNPERTSKVLDDGWLYSGDQGFLHEGEIYILGRKDDLIIIAGKNIAPEDLEYATGEVPQVAAGRVIAFGLENESSGTAEAHLLVEPVPSASDLPALAAEITEAVAAATDVTVSGVHFVPPRWLIKSSAGKPARRENIERFVKGEHRGAFSKDASQADTYAEPQTQDEKDLAEIWAHVLGVQRVGRNDSLLLLGGDSLKAASIAALAAKQGFAVTQQQIVKYGTVARIAAAVSRSQGEAPQANVGSVGAFGLCQLDRRFVERLRQEHDIVDAYPLNDVQEQRLFLWVTNKTLPYWVETISLTIRGKFDVVKFRASWERIVERHDALRTSFVWDNVPRAHQIVHRRAALAWKELDWTQMPKDRQAAALEALMQEEVGRPFDLSQPSLFRIVIVRVAADRIVFLSNWHLITLDGWSLEILLREAFQTYEGLVRGSETSLPPSISFRDFRAWAEQQDYSAGIAYAGNAAKRSTAKPNRIEDFVAAAFDKMPRFSFVPLSVGRLSSRSWGRLPTLERAVASADFEKFARNAGLTLNTLLQGAWSVMIARAKRETSTWLSTIHHARNPSVTGVDNIVGQIANPILFLAESADQSVGKWLAAMQERYLDVINYSNTPLGKYVPFFKKLSNVHLYDSLDFLRTWHGRSLGEDCVVEVDKVSAIIPNVIDTIFAPHRLGDKLVLLFGHKLSHVDATLLLEQYEALLRMIIVDPDRNVADLFVQSVFESETPLIS, encoded by the coding sequence ATGACCATCAGTCAAACCGAGAGAACGCCTAGCATCAGCGCAAGCCGGCGAGACGTCATACTCGACCGCCTGGAGGACGACGTTCAGGCAAACCCCGACGCTTTGGCCTTGGTGATGTTGACGCTCGACGGTGAACGTAAGCGATGGACTCGTGGTGCCCTCTGGGAGGCGGCTCGCCGTGCGGCTGGAGTACTGGCCAAGAACGGAGTGCAGCGAGGCGACGTGTGCGCACTGATATTGCGCCACCATCCTCTCTTTGCCCCATTCTACCTCGGCGCGAGCATGCTCGGAGCATTGCCAACCGTACTCGCGTGGCCAACTCCGCGATTGCATCCCGACAAGTTTCGAGCCGGCCTTTCCGGAATGGCGCGAAAATCGGGCCTCGACGTGATCATCACCGAGCCCGATTTCCTTCCAATACTCGAACCGCTACTTGAAGACTCGACGGTACGTTCGACCATTCTGGCGGAAGAGGACCCCACCGTCGCCGGCCAGAACCGCGTGTTGGTCCCTCCATCGTCCCCCTTTCTTCTGCAACATTCCTCAGGCACGACGGGACTACAAAAGGCCGTCGTGCTCAATAACGAAGCAATTCTCCGCGATCTCGATGGGATGGCCAAGAGAGTGGGAAGGCCCGACGACGTCCTCGTGAGTTGGGCGCCGCTCTACCACGATATGGGGTTGGTCGGAAATTACCTCTATGCGTTGTGCATGGGCCGCCCACTCTACCTCCTCGACCCCATTGATTGGGCCACGCAGCCAGCCTCTCTTCTCCTTGCACTGAGTCGCTATCGCGGGACGCTAGCCTGGTTGCCCAATTTCGCGTTCGCACACCTGGCACGTCGAGTGAGCGACGCCGAGCTCGACGCTGCGAACGTGAGGCTCGATTGCGTGCGAATGTGGATCAGTGGCGGAGAGCCGGTGCGTTCAGGCAGCATCAGTGCCTTTGTGAATCGCTTTGCCCGGTGGGGCGTCCGGCGAAATCAGATTGGGGTTGTCTACGGCATGGCCGAAGCAGTGCTCTGCCTCAGTGTGACACCTCCTGGTGTCGAACCCCGGGAGCTGACCGTGGATCGCGTTGCACTCGAGCAGCGCGGCCAAGTTCAATTGGCCAGCGACGGCTCGAGTGGAAGAACGTTCGTATCGTGCGGAATTCCACTCGAAGGCGCAGAGGTTCGGATCGTGGATACCTCTCGTCGGTCGCTCGATAGCGACACTCTTGGCGAGGTGGCGCTCCGAGCACCGTTTCTCTTTGCAGGCTATCATCGCAATCCGGAACGGACGAGCAAGGTGCTCGATGATGGGTGGCTGTACTCGGGGGATCAGGGATTTCTTCACGAAGGCGAGATCTACATCCTCGGCCGGAAGGACGATCTCATCATCATTGCGGGCAAGAACATCGCGCCGGAGGATCTCGAGTACGCCACCGGTGAGGTTCCCCAAGTTGCTGCGGGCCGCGTGATCGCGTTTGGTCTCGAGAACGAGAGCTCGGGAACGGCAGAAGCGCATCTGCTCGTCGAGCCCGTGCCCAGCGCCTCGGACCTTCCCGCGCTCGCGGCAGAGATCACCGAAGCCGTTGCAGCGGCCACGGACGTGACCGTCAGCGGCGTTCACTTTGTGCCCCCGCGTTGGCTGATCAAGTCTTCCGCCGGTAAACCAGCACGTCGTGAGAATATCGAGCGCTTCGTGAAGGGTGAGCATAGGGGCGCCTTTTCAAAGGATGCCTCTCAGGCCGACACATACGCTGAGCCGCAAACGCAGGACGAGAAGGATCTCGCTGAGATCTGGGCACATGTCCTAGGCGTCCAACGGGTGGGACGCAACGACAGCCTACTCCTACTCGGCGGAGATTCGTTGAAGGCAGCGTCCATTGCCGCCCTCGCCGCAAAGCAGGGCTTTGCAGTGACACAACAGCAGATCGTCAAGTATGGAACGGTTGCTCGTATCGCAGCCGCCGTGTCTCGTTCGCAGGGCGAAGCGCCACAAGCAAACGTTGGCTCCGTAGGGGCGTTCGGATTGTGCCAGCTGGATAGGCGATTCGTCGAACGATTGCGACAGGAGCACGATATCGTCGACGCGTATCCTTTGAACGACGTGCAGGAGCAACGCTTGTTCCTTTGGGTGACGAATAAGACTCTCCCATACTGGGTGGAAACCATATCGTTGACCATCCGGGGCAAATTCGATGTCGTGAAATTTCGGGCTAGCTGGGAACGCATTGTCGAGCGCCACGACGCGCTTCGTACGAGCTTCGTTTGGGACAACGTTCCCCGGGCGCATCAGATCGTACACCGTCGAGCTGCTTTGGCTTGGAAGGAGCTCGACTGGACGCAGATGCCAAAGGACCGACAGGCGGCCGCCCTCGAGGCTTTGATGCAAGAAGAGGTCGGACGGCCATTCGACCTTTCACAGCCATCGTTGTTCCGAATCGTCATCGTGCGCGTCGCCGCCGATCGCATTGTATTTCTATCAAACTGGCATTTGATCACGTTGGACGGTTGGTCGTTGGAGATACTTTTGCGTGAAGCCTTCCAAACTTACGAAGGTCTCGTACGTGGAAGTGAAACCTCATTGCCGCCGAGCATTTCCTTCAGAGATTTTCGCGCTTGGGCCGAGCAACAGGATTATTCTGCCGGCATCGCTTACGCGGGTAACGCAGCCAAACGGTCGACCGCCAAGCCAAATCGTATCGAAGATTTCGTCGCGGCTGCTTTCGACAAGATGCCGAGGTTTTCGTTCGTCCCGCTGTCGGTCGGGCGCCTGAGTTCTCGGAGCTGGGGAAGGCTCCCAACGCTGGAGCGAGCCGTTGCGTCGGCTGACTTCGAAAAGTTCGCGCGGAACGCCGGCCTCACACTGAACACGCTACTCCAGGGGGCTTGGTCCGTGATGATCGCGCGCGCAAAACGAGAGACTAGTACGTGGTTGTCGACAATCCATCATGCACGCAATCCGTCCGTGACCGGCGTCGACAACATCGTGGGGCAGATTGCAAACCCTATTCTCTTTCTTGCCGAGTCGGCCGATCAGTCTGTCGGCAAGTGGCTGGCAGCCATGCAGGAACGTTATTTGGACGTCATCAACTATTCAAATACGCCTTTGGGTAAGTACGTCCCATTCTTCAAGAAACTCAGTAACGTTCACCTGTACGACAGCCTCGACTTCCTGAGGACGTGGCATGGCAGATCTCTTGGTGAGGATTGCGTCGTCGAAGTAGACAAAGTTTCAGCGATCATCCCCAACGTAATAGACACGATCTTTGCGCCGCATCGCCTGGGTGACAAACTCGTTCTGTTATTCGGACACAAGCTGAGCCACGTCGACGCAACCCTCCTTCTCGAACAGTACGAGGCGTTGTTGCGCATGATTATCGTCGATCCGGATCGCAATGTTGCCGATCTCTTCGTCCAATCGGTCTTCGAATCGGAGACGCCACTCATCTCATGA